Proteins encoded in a region of the Pigmentiphaga litoralis genome:
- a CDS encoding sigma-70 family RNA polymerase sigma factor, with product MTTLYCEHRGWLFNWLRRKLGSADNAADLTQDTFLRIITSRDTLLGIREPRAFLVTTANHLMADRARRKVIEDAYLQELALAAVHRTGAPSPQQILETVQALTQIEAVLNGLADKPRQAFLLHYLDGEPQRDIAGHLGVSERMVRKYLVQALTHCQFLLDN from the coding sequence GTGACGACCCTCTACTGCGAGCATCGGGGCTGGCTGTTCAACTGGCTGCGCCGCAAGCTCGGGTCCGCCGACAACGCCGCCGACCTGACGCAAGACACGTTTTTGCGGATCATTACGTCGCGCGATACCTTGCTGGGCATTCGTGAACCCCGGGCGTTTCTGGTCACCACCGCCAATCACCTGATGGCCGACCGCGCGCGCCGCAAAGTCATCGAAGACGCCTACCTGCAGGAACTTGCCCTGGCCGCCGTGCACCGGACGGGCGCGCCGTCACCCCAACAGATCCTGGAAACCGTGCAGGCCCTGACGCAGATCGAAGCCGTCCTGAACGGACTTGCCGACAAGCCTCGGCAGGCCTTCCTGCTGCATTACCTGGACGGCGAGCCGCAACGGGATATCGCCGGCCACCTGGGCGTATCCGAACGGATGGTCAGGAAATACCTGGT